From Solanum stenotomum isolate F172 chromosome 2, ASM1918654v1, whole genome shotgun sequence:
ctttaacagGAGTCCGAAtcagaattttaaatttgttatgtCGAACTCATAACTAGAACTCTAGCTCTATCCATAAACTCATGTATACATCAAGCCACTTAAATTTCGGAACGACTACGAAAAATTATAATCCGTCTGTTCAAGtcgatacaatttttttttaaaaatgacaacttttgaaatttatggttATGAACATGTCATAGCATTTGTGTGGCCAAAGTTTTCTTGAAACTCGTGACAGTAAACATGTAATGACATTTGTTTAGTTATAAATTCTCAACAAGGATAAAATCCAAATTCAGAAATATGTatcctttttaaaataaactaaaaagaaaagtgtatCACGGAGTAACTAGTCACATTTTATCTCCTTCACCTTATTAACAATTGCCTAACATTTAggcaaaaaaatgaaaaaacatgaGATTAGAAATTGTTAATTTTGTAAGGCAAAAAGatgaaagaaattaaagtgTTATAACCTGCACAGTACTTCCTGATAGGTCAGAAGAACATCTAGGCTCATTCATAAGCTCCCAAGCCATAATTGTGGGATCATCTTTGTATGCAATTCCACTTATGCTGTTGTTTCTTGTTACAACTGCCTATTTATTATCACCAAAAACAATCggtctgtttcaatttgtttgtcttgaTTCAGACTAACTAACATTTGGTACAAATTCCGACATGgaatctttcaatttctttattaaataaagtttgaaaatatAAGTTTATATTTGTGTAACATACCTTAATATGGTTTTTGAAGTAACCTTTCACAACAGAATTTGTGTAGAAATCATCATCTGATGTTAAGGGTTGACCTTGAGATTTTGCCCAATTTACATATTGGTTCTTTCCTCCAAAGTCATTATAGTTGTTAACCAAGCTCAAGATTAACTTAATCCCATTTTTCCCAGCTTCATGAATAGCATAATCCAAACcctttcaaaaattataaaaaaaaacagtatTATTACACCTTAATCCTCATTAAATCACAATAACACAACATTCCTatggcaaaaaataaaataaaataaaaaatctcaaataatGTGTTTTTTTCTCATTTGTCTTTTAAAACTTGACAGACAAAATTAAGCCAATAGGGACATTTTGAGCTGTGGGATTAAATTTTGCAGAATAAGTCATTTTCCCCTGTTTTCATGAAAAGGCATCGAACGAATCGCCACATTTATCGAACTCTTAGTCATGTTTcattgtaaaatttaaaaagaaaaaaaaaagtagaaagtttttatatctaaaaattaaaattgtgtttggacATGAACACAAATCGAAATTCTCTTTATCAtctttcaaattcttgaaaaaatcTGGAATTTAACTTGACAGAGTCTGAACACAACATACCCAGCGAAATTCGACAAAGTGAGATCTGACTACAGCAGCGGATCTAGGTTTTTAAGGTTGTGGATGTTCTGAAAGTGGCGgagtcaaaaatatatatataaaaaaacatgttAACAGTGAGATTCGAACTCAGGTTCAACAATataaaatactccctccgtccctatttacttgtccatatttccttttttggttgtccctatttagttgtccattttgacaaatcaagaaaggacaacaaattttttcctattatacccttatttacacttcttgaaaattgtaaaagtgtatgttgtttccctccaatttatttcactttaattcaaataagtggttgtaattttgaagtgaaaagttgtcataagggtaaaattgtaacttcactgtgctaatcattgttgtcttaatctgtgtgtcatttctaaagtggacaactaaaaagggacggagggagtagctTTTAAGCACTCACCCAAGAGCCAATGGACCAGTCAAATCATATATATTCCGAAACGAGGTTAATGGGTGTTCGAGCACCCAATGGACTTTATATGAGTCCACCCTTGGATCTGAGGAGGACagagtgtacacagaccttaccactaccttaTAGAGGTAGGTAGAGAGGTTATTTCCGAAATACCCTCGACTCAAGTGTATCTAATAGATAGAACATATTACGCTAAAAAGAAAAGCAATGTAAAGTCTACGATTAAAAACCTGAAACATATTTTCATTGTAGAATCCAGGAGAAAATTGAAGAGGTGAATATCCAGCATCACTAAAAGCCCAAGTTCTACCAACAGTGAGGCCATGGCTAGCAGCATCTTGAAGAACAGAAGAAACTTTATGTCTTTGTGATGGATCAGAGCCAATTAACATTAACCAATAAGCATTAAATCCATTTGCATAAAATGGACTTTCATTTAACGTAAAATGTATCCcttttgttttgataaaatCATCATTAATCACATTTGCTTTAACATGATGAAAAAAGTAGAggaaatggaaaaaaatcacatatagtttcattttttttttcttaaaatcagTTTAAAACAGAGGAAA
This genomic window contains:
- the LOC125855050 gene encoding mannan endo-1,4-beta-mannosidase 7-like, whose protein sequence is MKLYVIFFHFLYFFHHVKANVINDDFIKTKGIHFTLNESPFYANGFNAYWLMLIGSDPSQRHKVSSVLQDAASHGLTVGRTWAFSDAGYSPLQFSPGFYNENMFQGLDYAIHEAGKNGIKLILSLVNNYNDFGGKNQYVNWAKSQGQPLTSDDDFYTNSVVKGYFKNHIKAVVTRNNSISGIAYKDDPTIMAWELMNEPRCSSDLSGSTVQSWISEMASYTKSIDSNHLVEAGLEGFYGNSDTQKNPNFQVGTDFIENNQIPEIDFATVHSYPDQWLTGQDDEAQLNFLTNWLKVHIEDSQTILKRPIIFAEFGKTTKGPGFTPQQRDIIFNTVYSSIFSSAKGGGAAAGGLFWHILAEGMDSFKDGYEIILSESSSVSDIIIEQSKRLNKIRKMYARLKNIEKWKKARKLKD